Proteins from one Anastrepha obliqua isolate idAnaObli1 chromosome 2, idAnaObli1_1.0, whole genome shotgun sequence genomic window:
- the LOC129237502 gene encoding vacuolar protein sorting-associated protein 4, with product MASGTTLQKAIDLVTKATEEDRNKNYAEALRLYEHGVEYFLHAIKYEAQGEKAKDSIRAKCLQYLDRAEKLKEYLKKGKKKPVKEGESTSKDDKDKKDDSDSDGDDPEKKKLQAKLEGAIVIEKPHVKWSDVAGLDAAKEALKEAVILPIKFPHLFTGKRIPWKGILLFGPPGTGKSYLAKAVATEANNSTFFSVSSSDLMSKWLGESEKLVKNLFELARQHKPSIIFIDEIDSMCSARSDNENDSVRRIKTEFLVQMQGVGNDTDGILVLGATNIPWVLDSAIRRRFEKRIYIPLPEAHARLVMFKIHLGNTSHVLTETDLKELASKTDGYSGADISIVVRDALMEPVRKVQTATHFKRVTGPSPTNKEIIVDDLLVPCSPGDEGATEMSWMDVPSDKLFEPPVTMRDMLKSLSRTKPTVNEDDLVKLRKFTEDFGQEG from the exons ATGGCATCCGGCACAACTTTGCAAAAAGCTATCGACTTGGTGACCAAAGCAACGGAAGAAGAtcgcaataaaaattatgccGAAGCGTTGCGTCTGTATGAACACggcgttgaatattttttacatgcTATTAAGT ACGAAGCTCAGGGCGAAAAGGCCAAGGATTCAATTCGTGCCAAGTGCTTACAGTATTTAGATCGTGCAGAAAAACTAAAGGAGTATCTTAAGAAAGGTAAAAAGAAGCCTGTGAAGGAGGGCGAATCAACGTCAAA GGACGACAAGGATAAGAAGGACGATAGCGATTCCGATGGTGATGATCCggaaaagaaaaagttgcaagCTAAATTGGAAGGCGCTATAGTTATTGAGAAACCACATGTGAAATGGTCCGATGTAGCTGGATTAGATGCCGCGAAAGAGGCACTCAAAGAAGCAGTTATCCTACCAATTAAGTTCCCTCATCTTTTCACTGGCAAACGCATACCATGGAAGGGCATTCTCCTTTTCGGTCCACCTGGTACCGGAAAATCGTATCTTGCTAAAGCTGTCGCTACAGAGGCAAACAATTCAACTTTCTTTTCTGTGTCCAGTTCGGATTTGATGTCGAAATGGTTGGGTGAATCAGAAAAGTTGGTCAAGAATCTCTTTGAGTTGGCGCGCCAACATAAACCGTCAATCATTTTTATTGATGAAATCGATTCTATGTGTTCGGCGCGTTCCGACAATGAAAACGACAGTGTACGTCGCATCaaaacagaatttttggtgCAAATGCAGGGCGTGGGCAACGATACTGACGGCATTCTGGTGCTTGGGGCCACCAATATACCTTGGGTGTTAGACTCAGCTATACGGCGACGTTTCGAAAAGCGTATCTATATTCCGCTGCCGGAAGCACATGCTCGTTTGGTTATGTTTAAAATACATTTGGGGAATACCTCTCATGTACTAACCGAGACCGATCTAAAAGAGTTGGCATCGAAAACGGACGG TTATTCGGGAGCTGATATATCAATAGTTGTACGAGATGCGCTTATGGAGCCTGTACGTAAAGTGCAAACCGCTACACATTTCAAG CGAGTCACCGGCCCATCACctacaaataaagaaataatagttGATGACTTGCTGGTGCCCTGCTCTCCTGGCGACGAAGGCGCCACTGAAATGTCTTGGATGGATGTGCCTAGCGACAAGCTATTCGAACCTCCAGTTACTatg CGCGACATGCTGAAGTCTTTGTCTCGCACAAAACCCACTGTTAACGAGGATGATCTAGTTAAGCTGCGCAAGTTCACCGAAGACTTCGGGCAAGAGGGATAA
- the LOC129237504 gene encoding EP300-interacting inhibitor of differentiation 3: MNNSSDDLNATQALNRKQRLKGLMEANRDIQNRLTVQSVEDTLNELSNVVKKSDIIHGEGNVTDRAEHTSEVTRDVQLLKMNHELMSKVFQQSSLMGSFSEQIYQNAIRQTVARQGDDDWKPFTDVACAIARTARAKSTMLGSYKVELKERVAKERQQRKKAEQAEEKRPERVDKLQRHNKGAEKLNIVHKQLVEMFKNNGNEPIPYYQLIIDPKKFMNTVENAFQIAFLVRDNRLAIETGPDNYPHVRLVHSGEVNAVKETTQAICTLNLEKCREMIVFYEIHHPMLIIESNEGE; encoded by the exons AAAATCGTTTAACGGTACAAAGTGTCGAAGACACACTCAATGAACTTTCCAATGTCGTAAAAAAGTCAGATATCATTCATGGCGAGGGCAACGTTACCGATCGGGCAGAGCACACCAGCGAAGTTACGCGTGATGTCCAACTGCTCAAAATGAATCACGAGCTAATGTCCAAGGTTTTTCAACAGAGCTCGCTAATGGGATCTTTCAGCGAGCAAATTTATCAGAATGCAATC CGTCAAACTGTAGCTAGGCAGGGCGATGATGATTGGAAACCATTCACGGATGTCGCATGCGCCATTGCACGCACGGCACGAGCAAAATCCACAATGCTTGGGTCATATAAGGTTGAGCTGAAAGAACGTGTCGCAAAGGAGCGACAGCAACGCAAAAAAGCAGAACAG GCGGAAGAGAAACGTCCCGAGCGTGTAGATAAGCTGCAACGCCACAACAAAGGAGCCGAAAAGCTAAATATCGTACATAAACAATTAgttgaaatgtttaaaaataatggCAATGAGCCAATACCTTATTATCAACTTATTATCGATccgaaaaaatttatgaataccGTGGAAAATGCCTTTCAAATAGCTTTTCTGGTACGTGACAATCGTCTTGCGATTGAAACTGGCCCCGACAATTATCCACATGTACGATTGGTTCATAGTGGCGAGGTTAACGCCGTCAAAGAAACCACACAAGCCATTTGCACGCTCAATCTGGAAAAGTGCCGC gaAATGATTGTTTTTTACGAAATTCATCATCCAATGCTTATAATTGAATCTAACGAAGGCGAGTGA